The DNA sequence AGATGATAAGTCCTATGGGTGTGTGTTCCAAGAAGAGGATGAAACAAAGAGAATCGGTGTGGCACTCTCAAAGGACTTGATGGCAGTGGCTGGAGAGGCTCTGAAAACCAACATCACAACACTGGGACCACTGGTTCTTCCCATGTCGGAACAGCTCCTTTTCTTTGCCACCTTGGTGGCTAGGAAGGTtttgaagatgaagataaaACCCTACATCCCTGATTTCAAGTTGGCATTTGAGCACTTTTGCATCCATGCTGGAGGTAGGGCAGTGTTGGATGAGCTGGAGAAGAACCTTGACCTAAGTGAGTGGCACATGGAACCTTCTAGAATGACCCTATACAGGTTTGGAAACACTTCTAGCAGTTCCTTGTGGTATGAGTTGGCCTACACTGAAAGCAAAGGGAGGATCAAGAAGGGTGACAGAACATGGCAGATTGCATTTGGGTCAGGGTTTAAGTGCAACAGTGCTGTTTGGAGGGCTTTGAGAACCATCAATCCAGCAAAGGAGAAGAATCCTTGGATGGATGAGATTCATGAGTTTCCTGTTCATGTGCCTAAGGTGGCACCGATTGCTTCCTGAATCAGAAAAGAaacaacctttttctttttctaaatcaaacaaaattgttCAGTGTGAATGTTATAGGTGATGATGATCTTAATTAGGTTATGTGCAAAAACAACAGAGAAGATTATTTTACCAATGTCTTTGCTCATGTAACAGTGTGTTCAAGTTAAAGAGTTTGCATGCAGCTATTCTCTGattgaacatatattttcattgttttctGATAAGGATTTCTCTAACTGAATGACCTGCATGATTATTAGCATTTGTGTTCGATATTACGTTTGTAATGTCATTTTCAAAGTTAATACTTAAAATTAGGTTCTAGTAGAAACGATAAAGTTCGACTTCATcatatgttataaaaaaaaaaaacgattatTCTAAGTGAATAACAGTTTCAAGGAAATATAGCATCTTGGATGTTTTAGCTGGAAATAAAGTGacgagatttttttttccttttttgggTGAAGCTACTCAAAGTTTCTCTTACATCATGGAGGAATCATTGTTTTAATGTAAATGTAATTCAATCAGTCAATTTAATTCTCCTAAATGCAAATAGagacatttaattattatgacatttttttcatttatggtgggttttcattttcaaatatggTGTGCTTAGACTTTTCGTTGTTCAtacatgtataaaaaagatCTTGTTATAAacgaaaatattatatttttaagaaaattattaattatctaAACAGAATTTCTGAGATCACGATGATCTcaactaaattttataagtGTACATCCAACCACACTAATAAAGTGGGGTTTTAATTTGTAGCCATGTAGTAGAATACAGCCATATATAAACCCAGTGAACTTGTGCCATAAAATAGAGAACAAAACACTTATTTGGTGGACAAAATAACCTCAAATAAATACGTTCTTAAAACATTGCttaaataacatttaatatatgtagataaaatcatttgaattgtttaaaaaGAAACAGACGCCAAATAAATAACTGTTATGTCTTTTATTATCATcaatactttctttttttaataaatatttatatttttgttaataactATCTGTATCATTGTATATGTAGAAATCGGAAAAATCGTGTTTTGTATTTGCAAAGAGAAGCATCCTATAGAAATATTGGATCGTCTTCTCTCATTCCAAAATGAGTATTCAAGTACGTAAACTTTTCATTTCAGAAACGAAGGggataagtaaagaattttataaaaaaaaaattctttttttctattttgtctcGATATATAGTCAGAACTCTTCATTCTATTTTTTCGTTTGCCATGATTTTTCATTTCCTTTACATGAATCGCAAATCACATGATTTGGATTCGTTTCATCATTCAAGAGCTacaattttaactataaaactatttatataatgataagTGCCATGAGAGAAGATTTTTGAAACAAATTACaattcaaatcatacaattctTACCGTTCTAACTACTCTGGTTGAATACAATTGGAAAGATTTGCATAGAAATCGTCATCCATGATTGTTGGTACATAAGAAAAGCAAAAGCTTATGAATTGGGCAAAGAAATGACAAAGTGATGGGTGTGGGAACTAGTTTTAGATCTATCAGTCCCTAACCTTGTTTGTCAATAAAAGGGAAGAAAGCTAAGTAGAACTAGAGATATAAATATGGATCAAAGCTTGTCACTTGGTTGATGTTTAATATTGATGGCTGGTCGGAATTTTAACTGTGTTGATGCTAAATACACTGGTGCATGTGTTGGGGACATGTGATCATGAAAGGTTTCAGTGAGACAACATTGGTTGTACACTTGTTTGTTTGCCAAAttagcatgacagaaaatatgAATGACATGTTGATGAGTCTGAACATCCCGAACCTTTGTTCATTTCATAACCACTTTGACTTTAattaacaacaaataaaataggTGAATGCGACACCTAATAGGAACTTGGCAACGATGTTAGGGAGAGTAGAACCCTggctatttttcttttttttcttgtaattgaATATTGTACTGCATGTATGATATGTGGTTAATCCCGTAGACAATAACTTAACAATTTATTAGGATGCGTGTTGATTTTTGACCTAATAAACTGATCAGATATGAACATAGATTGAAATAATTCCTAGAGACCATTTCTCATTCTACGAATTGGGCATTTTCCAGCCAATACATCTAAAATGAAATTTCTAATCTTCACAAGGGTCTTGAACTGAAGATAAATAGAAACTAAAAGGATTTCTCATCATACAACTGGAGTACATTACAACTTGAATACACACGAGGTATTGTACAATCCTAGAGAGAAGACATGTACATATAATTTGAATCTTCAAACGAACCAGTCATCCACAAAGCTGTAGAAGTAGCAAAACTATATGTAGAACTCATCACTAATGAATACCGTATCAAGGTTTGGCGTCGTTTACATACCCCATATGCCACGAGCCGTTGCCACTTTGTTATTTGGTCTAGATGTTAGTTCGTACAATATCCTTGCAAATGTATCAGAATATCTTCCATCAGTGAAAAGTATCTCAGCAAAGGCATTCTCATAGGCTAGCAGCAAACTTCTGTTCTGCGGTTCAGAAACTAGGCTTTCCAATATCATGGCAGCTTTCCGGCAAACTTCTGGAACCGGATGTGGTGTCTTTATCACTTTAAGCAATCGATCAATAGCCCTGTGTTTGAGGGATTTTCATGAGTGTTCACATAATCAAAATATGTTATAGTGTTCTAAAAAAATGGAATAAGGGGTTCACCATCGCTCGTTAGCAATCTTCAACCTGCAGTCCATATTAACTTCTGCAAGGTTATAGAGTGCACCTATAGCAGCTGCCTGTGCATCTAATGCCGGCATGCTGATGAGATCAATTAATCGCTTGTGTATCTGCAGAAATAAACCAatgttgattatattttttcaaaacatgCAACAAACTAATAAGCAACATCACACGCATAATATAAAGTTTCACCTGCGGAAAAAATGGAAGCAAGAAAGGTTCATTGTCAGGATTAATGATCAAACGCCCAAGTAATTCAGCGGCAGCACAATGCCAGGCTTTGACTGCAGATTCCAACATCCCCATAATAGCCTGAACTGCCCGTTTCTCTCTGTAAGTAATACAACAATTTATCAATCAACAAAAGAGAATTACAATAGTACGCAATTATTCTAGATCAATCACTTacgttattttaataaatgatggTTTGGATGAGCTAAATATTCGAAGATCCAGCAGTGGAGCTAAGTTAACAATTGTCTCCAAAGCATTTGTGACAAGTTCGTCATCCTCTATCAACATTATGAACATtaagattataataaaatagtgaaataaAACTTCACGTGATAGGGCAACACATAATGGTAATTAAAAGggggaaaaaaaattcatcacaGATTTCCAGAGTTTCTAGAAACCTACAAAAATcagattcttctttttgttttacataGGTCTCCTTAGAATGAAGTTCTGATAGAAGCACAGTTGGAATCTAGATGTGGACACCTCTCTTTACAGGGACAAAAAATCAACATAAGACATAAGGTGTTTGGAATACACTTAAACTTTAACGGGTAAGTTATATCGAATAGAACTTGGCATGAAACTGATTTATAAAAGTCTAATTCAAAGGTTGGTATTGTTATGAGGATAGGGAATGATAGGATTTGCTACACAATGGTGCCTTAAACTCCACACGAAACCGGTCAATGTCTTTGCTCATTGTTTAGGCAAATGGATTAGGGAAATCAAAAAGCAACATTACTGAAAAAGAATACAAGAACCAATACATAATGATAGGGACCTAAAaccaaataagaaaattatcacGAACAGAAACCAAAAAAGTGGAAACTAGAGggataaaatatactttaaaccTAAAAGGATAATAGGTTGTAACAAGCAGGTATCCTCACCAACAAGATGATCTTCTATGCATTGGAAGGCCGTTTCCAAACAATGACGATGTTGGGCCATTATAACTTCATTATCTGGCATGAAAGAGAAGTTCCTAATGATATTGGAAGCAGCAACAGCACATTGCTGTTTTTCTGCTCGCCCTTCATCATCTAAATTAAACAGACCATCTTCATCAAGCCATAACTCTGTAAAACGAGATCTTGTCACACCGCTGTGCTGTGTTGATTCTGTACCAGCTGAGCCAGATCCTACACTGCACAAAGAGAATCATCTTacaatgaaatttattttctcttactACCCTCATCTccaaaaggaaaacatacaatcaattgaaaaattgaaaactgaaaatcaaagATGATATTCAAGAAGAACAAATTTACCCAGGGCGGTGGTGAGCACCAGTCGAGCCCAACGCCTCATATTCATTCCCAAATCCAGTCACAACAGAATTAGCACCTAATGTTCTGACTCTTGTTGACTTGGCTAATTCTTTTGGGAGTGCTATATCCCGCCAATCGTCTATCTGTTTTATGTTACAACAGGAccgtataaaatattaaaaaaggtaATAGTTTCAACAACAACATACAgggagttaaaaaaaaaaaatcttctatGAACGTTTtcataaaattcaaaacaaGATTGGTGGCACATACAACTTGAAGGAGCGCATCAAGCAAGCCAGGAATTTTCGCAAGAGGAGTTGCATCCTTTCGCATGTCATCCTTTTCTTTAAATGAGAGCAGCGTAAGAGTATTCAGAGCCCAGGTCAGCTCACTCTTCAGACCACTTTGAATAGCCAGAACGATTCTTTTATTGTTCTGATCTGTAAgagaaatataaacaaaaaagggttcaaaaaagaaaaaaaaattaaaacattgcAATTTGCAAAAAACATTGCTCCCAGATACTTAAGAAATCAATGTTATCCTTACACGGCATACCCTAGCCACAAAGTGGACTTGCAGTGTTCTACGCCTAATATGCGAATAATTTTCTCGAAttgaaacatcaaattaagTGGTTATTCATGTCATTAAcgataaataatttgtttattaaaattcacaataTGATTATTAGTGCAAAAGTGCGTGTGTTGTGTAAGTTCAGGCacattcaaacaaaatataatttttaaagagaaaatgtAGACCCAATTATGAGTATAAAGAGTCATGGTGTGGGAAGAAGCTGTGAACTAACCGGCAAAGGAGTTGTGAACGTGAAGGGAAGGACCAAGAAGGGTTGACGGAGCCGCCGAATCGGCAGCGGAAGCCGAGGCGGAGGCACTGCTGCTTCCGCTTCCGAATGGACGGCCCCTCTTGGCCGGTGGCGCCGCCCCGCCTCCGGCGGATCCACCGGACTTGCCCTGTTCCCTCTTCTGCATCTCTGTCACTCTAGGGATTTGCGGGTTTGCGGTGCGATTTCGAACTGCTTTGCTTGGTATCATAGTTGGGCTTCTTCTTGGATCCATGGTACAGAAAGGCCCAAGATATTTCTAAGCAATTATAATGTACACCTCCCATATTTCTAAATATAACCCCATCTATACTTTTATTCCTAAAATACCCATACTAACGGAAAGGCTCAGATTACATTTCCGTggagtttttcttctttttcgtCAGGAATTGTTCATATATTTGGATGAGAATTTCATATCgaataactttaaatattaattaaataactctttcataaaacataaaaatatagcaaaaattttgatattattaaatatttaatttaaaaaatatataattatctaAATATCAATCAACATtgttaaataacaattttataagaatcaaatagttacataaaaaaaataaagaatgattaaatatatattgttgaaaaaaattatgaaactatgaaaaaaaattaatataaaaaataattaaattacctataaaattaaatgtaatttaataattagaaatgaaAATACAGATGATAATGAACCAGGTATCACAATCGAAATAGGACGAAGATTGATATTggtacttaaattttttttttaatatattttaaaatatcgaAATTAATGTCCATTGATGTATCTTATAAACACAGTAGatcaatacataaaaaatacaataaagaatCCAAATTTCTATAGGTACCAAAAAAGTTTAAACTATTCAGAAGTTGGGAACGTTTAGAAATTAATGTAAATTCAGAATTtgtattatataattcaaaataaaattccaaattCCATGTTTTACACTTTTATACTACccaatataaaaatacattataaatttCCTAATCCAAAAATGTAAAAACATTGTTTTGAATTCCATAatctaaaattctaaaacttGCATAATAATTTAGACATTCCAACAACCCCATGGATGATGTATATGAAGAAACCACGGGGTGGAAGAAGAAATAACCTTACCCAAATAGGTTCCTGGGCTTCTAAGTAAATATGTCAGGCTTGGAACATTGTACAACCCTTTTGGGCTTTCTTTACCAACAGGaccataaataatatataaatcttaaaataaataaagttccaaaaattaaaatctccACTAAATTCAACATCTTCATGAGTTAATAGGACCTACCTGTAGGACATTAATCCCACCAAACTAATAATGGATAGttcaataatttttctattGTACATACAATAATAGTTGTATGtgtaaaatactttttttatgaagTTTCGAGGGAGTCTTACAATAAAAAGAGGACAAAACATTTtatcatgattttttatttttgtcttttttatcaTCAATAATTATCTGGTACACTTTACTACTCCACTTCTAAAATAACAGCATTTAAAATAACTTCgattaaattatacaatatacATTTTTACACATTATTTTAGTCTTAATCGAAAGCATGGACACAATGTTATGAAGAAAGTGAATGATGAAGAGgaatgtaaaaattaataagcaaataatagaattaaatattCTACTAAGGGGTTTGGTTTGAGTTAGATATGAGTATGGGGAAATGACTCTTGTGAATTCAAAGGTTTCAAGGACTATGAAAGTGGTTCAACCAATCAAGGACTCCACATCAAGatattttaaggtttttctatggTGTTTCATCATACAGGACCTACTTGGTTTGTTTTTTGCTTCATTTTAGGTACTTAAAGTTTCAACCAATTGTTGTTTTGGTTGGAAGTTGTGAATTACAAAACATTGAGCAAAACCAATAATCTTAGGTAGAAGGTTTTGGCAGGTTCTTTGGTATGAACATGTGATGCTTGAGTTTGTtatataagagaataaaattcttaggtatatttttatgttttggtgATCTTTGTTTAATGTTGTTCTCCCCAAGAGTTGGTGGTAATTTGATTTCAGTTGGTTTTGGTGAGGATCATGCATCTGCAATATCCGTTGATATGATTAAGGAGGGTTGTGCACACCATGTATTTGATTGTTTGCACAGAAACGTCAAAATGTATACACAGTCTTAATGTCTGCTAGGTTACAAGGTCAGGTGTGAGCTATAGTTGTATGAATCCAACAGAACAAAAACAGtgaattaacatcaaatctCTGGCTCCATGTGTAGGCCTTCTATTATGGCTATACAGTTATAGAATCCATATAATTATTCATCCAAATCATAGACCTTGTCAGTGTTTGTTCCAGTGTTACCATGATTTGTTGGTAACTCTAGGAGTAGATTAAAGATGAGGGATGAGCTTTTTTTAGGAATAATGAGGACCACTTATGTGTGCTTCTGATCACAAAATAGCTAAATACTATGTAATTGATGCATTATGGCTATGTTGTTGTTAATCATGAAACTGCCAAAATTATGCAGAACATAGTTATCTCTGCCAGCTAGTGGATGGGCCAGTTGATATACATGTATAACTTATGCTTTTCGTAGCATCTAATGTTGATTACTATTTTTCCAAAAGCTACTTTCCTTGACCCTCCATGTCTTGTAGCATTAGTTGTTCTAATAATAATGTTACTTCATACATATCCCTATACTTTTCCTATTAACagatttcaattaatattataagGTAGTTGACATATGTGTGGTTCTCATCTATATCTGCTTTAGGCTTTTTAGTTTGATTTGAGGGGTATCAATGTCAACAATAATTTCatggtaatttttttactcATCTACATTTGGTTGTGTATTTCATTGTTGCActctaaatttttaaacaattggTGAAtggattttctctttttctaaaactaaagaaaaaagaataaaaaaaagctGAAAGAAAACACCTTAAAGCTCAACAACGTAGAGAACATGGTATCTAAGGTTGATTCCACGTTTGTTACATCGCTTTCGGTCACAGAAACAATAATAAATGTtgattttaaagtttgaaatttaaTCTCTCTCAACTACTGGTCTTTCCAAGGAAATTCAACCCATCTAGAACTTTCTTCAATGCCAGTTTAATGTTGAATAATTGGCTCGACCAACCCACACACACAACATAGCATTATCTGATAGAGAAAAGTGAACCAATACCATTTCTGCATAGTCAAATTAAACATTTCATGCAAACAAAtgcttttatttctttataatttcAAGGGGGGCAtaatgttagaacaaaaataaagaaccCCACCATAAGATGATGTCCAACTATGGTGACAAATAAGAACATAGGTAGCCAATTTTGTGGATTAGTTTCGATTAATAGTGTGTGAGGTGGGGCACTCAACCTTtgtaatcttataaaaaatctCAGCAACACTGAACAGTGTCAGTGTCCGAAAAGGTAACCATAAAACCTAACATAATAGGAGCTGCAGAGTAATTCTACTCCATCTCTATGTCATACAACTTCTGCTTTTGCATTTTGCAGTAGCAGAAATTAGATTTCCCATCAACCAAATCAAACCAGTAAAAGGGTGATGAATAGGAATAAGACTACACCATCAAAGTGATAACAAGATAATCTCCACTTAGAACATGAGTCATGATGTATTTTGTAAAATGAGAATTATCTTTCTTAGTTGATGTGAGAATATTTTAACTTAACTAACTGCTACTAGTGTTTGATTTGAGATACTGCAAGAGAAAATTGTATCCTCTGTAACAGTATTTTCTGATTCAAACAAGATTATTTGATGTAACCAGTAAGAGATATATTGTACAATCTGAGGAGAAAAGAAAGATAATGGTGATTTCATGATGGCAAACATGGTAAAGGGTAAAGGCAGTGCAAAGAGACAAGCAAAAACAGATGCACTAGCACTATGTCACACAAACACACCACACTGGTTCTTGTACAAATATGTATAAAGTAATAACTCAAAAGCAGTGAAAGGCTTTTCATTTTCTAAGAtcctttatttgtttttttctctctgcTCATCTCAAAATGTCATTTACTGTATTGGGATTATGCCACAGGCTTCTAGGATTCCTCCACTGGAGGAGCAGACCATGAAATGGAAAAGCATTATATGCAGAATCTCAAGATCCAAATGATCCTAATTCCTGAGgcaaatttccttttttttttgttctgtacttcaattttatttttttccctgGATGTTTCTGATTCCTGTGATGcataatatatatacttttcCTAAAGCAGTGATGCAAGCTGTTCTGTGGTGAATAAGTTAATGAATCTTATGCTATTTTCCTCATGATGTTGATTGTACTGCTTCACCACACTAACTACACACATAAGAATATCCAATGAACCAATGGTAGCAGAGAGATAGCCATACCTCATATGGTAACaattaagtaaaatttagaGGACCCCATTTCGgctaattcataattaaattgaaagcaacaccttacttttatttttcacccttctattttttttcttgttcacTGCATGAATCTTGAAAGCAACATCTGAATCACCAGATGCTGCTTATTGGCTTAGAGTTTATATGTCAGTGGTGGTTTTCCTCATAAAACTGCTCCTTCTCTTGCCCTTTGGAATTGTGATTTAGCTTCAAAATCAATGGAAGAACAAAAACCTATCACAAACAACCTATCAATAAAAATGGTCTAACTCAACATTAAAAGATTTTGgcttttggaaaaaaatttacTCATTTTACTCTTTACTTGATTAAGTTACATGCCAAACATTTCTTGGATTAGATAAAAGTTTGAAACTATtgattaaacaataaaatttagcCATGAATATGAAGGTTGTATTTAAGTGAATAAACAATTGATgaatagtttttattaataaattatttaaagagtGTAATTTGGTGTGGTTGGAGGTtgataattgatattgaaatggAGGAAGGTGTCTCTTTCTCCCATATGGCATCATTTTTGTCGTATATGAGTGGGTCGTGGCTCCCCAGTAACATTTATTGGTAAAATGAGTTGCAACTTGTGCTCTAAAATACCACAAGAGATGACCAatcattaaattattcaatattcaaccccacaaaaaataatattttataatcataaCATCATCCACAATTGCTTCAGTTAATCATGTTGGTTataatcataaattaattatatttgaagagaattatagttttttattggGGTTAATAATAAATACGTCCATGTGTGAATTCAAAATTTctaacattattaaaaatttgatgataagTATTCGATCAACTCCTATTATACACAGATCTACAAGTCAATGatcaaaactaatttaattttatcataatagTTTTCTACAAACTAAATATTTCACGGCATAATCTAACTTTGACtaatattgattaatttattttactctagatattggaagaaaatatgtatagtaaataaaataa is a window from the Vigna unguiculata cultivar IT97K-499-35 chromosome 7, ASM411807v1, whole genome shotgun sequence genome containing:
- the LOC114189558 gene encoding armadillo repeat-containing protein LFR; its protein translation is MQKREQGKSGGSAGGGAAPPAKRGRPFGSGSSSASASASAADSAAPSTLLGPSLHVHNSFADQNNKRIVLAIQSGLKSELTWALNTLTLLSFKEKDDMRKDATPLAKIPGLLDALLQVIDDWRDIALPKELAKSTRVRTLGANSVVTGFGNEYEALGSTGAHHRPGVGSGSAGTESTQHSGVTRSRFTELWLDEDGLFNLDDEGRAEKQQCAVAASNIIRNFSFMPDNEVIMAQHRHCLETAFQCIEDHLVEDDELVTNALETIVNLAPLLDLRIFSSSKPSFIKITEKRAVQAIMGMLESAVKAWHCAAAELLGRLIINPDNEPFLLPFFPQIHKRLIDLISMPALDAQAAAIGALYNLAEVNMDCRLKIANERWAIDRLLKVIKTPHPVPEVCRKAAMILESLVSEPQNRSLLLAYENAFAEILFTDGRYSDTFARILYELTSRPNNKVATARGIWGM